One Roseimicrobium gellanilyticum DNA window includes the following coding sequences:
- the nusA gene encoding transcription termination factor NusA, producing MVSELKALFEYYQKEKGIDRSKMVEALQSALLAASKKSIGPARELRIEIDPDKGTIKAFAKLLVSENVENPFEQLAVKHARKLKPDAQPGDEVDVEVTPKDFGRIAAQTAKQTWMQRLREAEKANLYEEFKDRTGDVVSGTIRRFDKSDVIVDLGKFEGVMTGRERVPTEDYTVGDRMRFYVKAVEKSTSRGPEIILSRSHPNFVRRLFEFEVSEISDRTVEIVSIAREAGYRTKVAVFSADEKVDPVGACVGLRGARVKNIVRELNNEKVDIIHWNKDVAEFTKEALKPIKILSIGVDEANKRVHLTVSEEDLSKAIGRKGQNARLTSRLIGYDLVIEKDEHAKKVFEGHMGGAAHQLVEALGITEEEAAKLAAEGITELTILGEAGVEDIAPAFDGDTERAQAILDKYAAWKSPASVA from the coding sequence ATGGTCAGCGAACTTAAAGCCCTGTTTGAATACTACCAGAAGGAGAAAGGCATCGACCGCAGCAAAATGGTTGAGGCCCTTCAAAGCGCGCTTCTGGCCGCGTCCAAAAAGAGCATCGGTCCCGCCCGGGAACTGAGGATCGAGATCGATCCTGACAAGGGCACGATCAAGGCGTTTGCCAAGCTCCTCGTCTCTGAGAACGTGGAAAACCCCTTTGAGCAGCTCGCGGTGAAGCATGCGCGCAAGCTGAAGCCCGACGCCCAGCCGGGGGATGAAGTGGACGTGGAGGTCACGCCCAAGGACTTCGGCCGTATCGCCGCCCAGACGGCGAAGCAGACCTGGATGCAGCGCCTGCGCGAAGCGGAGAAGGCGAATCTCTACGAAGAATTCAAGGACCGGACGGGCGATGTCGTCAGTGGCACCATCCGCCGTTTCGACAAGTCGGACGTGATCGTGGACCTCGGCAAGTTTGAGGGCGTCATGACCGGCCGCGAGCGCGTGCCCACGGAGGACTACACCGTTGGCGACCGCATGCGCTTCTACGTGAAGGCCGTGGAGAAGAGCACCTCCCGTGGACCTGAGATCATCCTCTCCCGCAGTCATCCGAATTTTGTCCGCCGTCTCTTCGAATTTGAAGTCAGCGAGATCTCCGACCGCACGGTGGAAATCGTCAGCATCGCCCGCGAGGCTGGCTACCGCACGAAAGTGGCTGTCTTCAGCGCAGATGAGAAGGTGGACCCCGTGGGTGCCTGCGTTGGTCTCCGTGGAGCCCGCGTGAAGAACATCGTCCGCGAACTGAACAACGAGAAGGTGGACATCATCCACTGGAACAAGGACGTGGCCGAGTTCACGAAGGAGGCGCTCAAGCCCATCAAGATTCTCTCCATCGGCGTGGATGAGGCGAATAAGCGCGTGCACCTCACGGTGAGCGAGGAAGACCTCTCCAAGGCCATCGGCCGCAAGGGACAGAACGCCCGCCTCACCTCCCGTCTCATCGGGTATGATCTGGTGATCGAGAAGGACGAACATGCGAAGAAGGTGTTCGAAGGACACATGGGCGGAGCGGCCCACCAGCTGGTGGAGGCGCTCGGCATCACCGAGGAGGAGGCCGCCAAGCTCGCCGCCGAAGGCATCACGGAGCTCACCATCCTTGGCGAAGCCGGTGTCGAAGACATCGCACCCGCCTTCGACGGCGACACCGAGCGCGCTCAAGCCATTTTGGACAAGTATGCGGCCTGGAAATCTCCTGCGTCCGTAGCCTAA
- the infB gene encoding translation initiation factor IF-2 — MATKPPTSKTTKRSSSPGEEPAAPSAEKTTKKATVSLIDEAGAKKKRTGELKTGSAFTPLGAKPAAKPAPAAKAAPAPAAPPKKTLDQVKAEALNLFDEEERKAEARRTRREEAAAAPAPAPASSILPPISLLREEEPKPRPVPVAAPKPAPAPAPAPQLTPVAVEEASDPKVIHLKPPIIVRDLAERMGLKTFNIIKDLMGFQVFAKADTAVEPEIASKVCELHGFTFEKEKREKGAGVHKVEEKIVEPPPPEPPKEEEKDVFELRAPIITFMGHVDHGKTSLMDAVRKSSVVKGEAGGITQHIGAYSVFYNDRPITFIDTPGHAAFSEMRARGADITDIVVLVIAADDGFMPQTIEAMNHAKAAKVTIMVAINKVDLPAANPMRVKQQLQEHGLMPVEWGGDTEVLEVSATKGIGLDNLLETMSLQAEVLDLRANPKAPMRATVIESRMDPGRGPTATAIVQNGTLKVGEPFICGPYWGKVKNLINDFGKPIKAVLPGMPAEVIGFSGMPNVGDEIVEMDNERSAKRLSEERQEEIRQKKLAAPRRSTLETLFANIEEGAKKNLNIVLKTDVQGSLEAIIKALKEIKSDKVEVKVLHGAAGPISEGDILLASASDAVVVGFNVKVENTAVSIAKREGVQVKLFSIIYELLDQMKEAMLGLLDPETREKVIGHARVKQVFKLSRGIVAGCVVTDGRVDRKARARVLRGTTPVYDGAMDTLRRFQDEVPEVRNGLECGIRLAGYREYQEDDVIEVYELEKFQQTL; from the coding sequence ATGGCAACCAAGCCCCCGACCTCCAAGACAACCAAACGCAGCTCTTCCCCCGGTGAGGAGCCTGCAGCCCCGTCCGCGGAGAAGACGACCAAGAAGGCAACCGTCTCACTGATCGATGAGGCTGGAGCCAAGAAGAAGCGTACGGGCGAGCTGAAGACCGGCTCCGCCTTCACGCCTCTGGGGGCCAAGCCTGCCGCGAAGCCCGCGCCCGCCGCCAAGGCTGCGCCCGCACCCGCCGCTCCTCCCAAGAAGACGCTGGACCAGGTGAAGGCCGAGGCGCTGAACCTCTTCGACGAAGAGGAACGCAAGGCTGAAGCCCGCCGCACCCGCCGTGAGGAAGCTGCTGCTGCGCCTGCCCCAGCTCCGGCCTCCAGCATTTTGCCCCCCATTTCCCTGCTGCGGGAAGAGGAGCCCAAGCCGCGCCCCGTGCCGGTGGCTGCTCCGAAGCCAGCCCCCGCTCCCGCTCCCGCCCCCCAGCTCACTCCAGTGGCCGTGGAAGAGGCCAGCGACCCCAAGGTCATCCACCTCAAGCCGCCCATCATTGTGCGCGACCTCGCGGAGCGCATGGGCTTGAAGACCTTCAACATCATCAAGGATCTGATGGGTTTCCAGGTGTTTGCCAAGGCGGATACTGCCGTGGAACCGGAAATCGCTTCGAAGGTGTGCGAGTTGCACGGCTTCACCTTTGAAAAGGAGAAGCGCGAAAAGGGTGCCGGCGTGCACAAGGTGGAGGAGAAGATTGTCGAACCCCCGCCACCGGAGCCGCCGAAGGAAGAGGAGAAGGACGTCTTCGAACTTCGTGCTCCCATCATCACCTTCATGGGTCACGTCGACCATGGAAAAACTTCCCTCATGGACGCCGTGCGCAAGTCGAGCGTCGTCAAGGGCGAGGCGGGCGGCATCACGCAGCACATCGGTGCATACAGCGTATTCTACAACGACCGCCCGATTACGTTTATCGATACTCCTGGTCACGCCGCATTCTCCGAGATGCGCGCCCGTGGTGCGGACATCACGGACATTGTGGTGCTCGTCATCGCTGCGGATGACGGCTTCATGCCGCAGACCATCGAGGCGATGAACCACGCGAAGGCCGCGAAGGTCACCATCATGGTGGCCATCAACAAGGTCGACCTGCCTGCCGCCAACCCCATGCGCGTGAAGCAGCAGCTTCAGGAGCATGGCCTCATGCCGGTGGAGTGGGGTGGTGATACGGAAGTGCTGGAAGTCTCCGCCACGAAGGGCATCGGCCTGGACAATCTCCTTGAGACCATGTCCCTGCAGGCAGAAGTGCTCGACCTGCGTGCGAATCCCAAGGCGCCCATGCGTGCCACCGTCATCGAGTCCCGCATGGACCCGGGTCGTGGACCTACCGCGACCGCCATTGTGCAGAACGGCACGCTCAAAGTCGGCGAGCCCTTCATCTGCGGCCCGTACTGGGGCAAGGTGAAGAACCTCATCAACGATTTTGGCAAGCCCATCAAGGCCGTGCTCCCCGGTATGCCGGCGGAAGTCATCGGCTTCAGCGGCATGCCCAATGTGGGCGATGAGATCGTGGAGATGGACAATGAGCGCAGCGCGAAGCGCCTGAGCGAAGAACGGCAGGAGGAAATCCGCCAGAAGAAGCTCGCCGCTCCCCGTCGCAGCACGCTGGAGACCCTCTTTGCCAACATCGAAGAAGGCGCGAAGAAGAATCTCAACATCGTCCTCAAGACGGATGTGCAGGGCTCACTGGAAGCCATCATCAAGGCGCTCAAGGAAATCAAGAGCGACAAGGTGGAGGTCAAGGTGCTGCATGGAGCTGCCGGTCCCATCTCCGAGGGTGACATCCTCCTCGCCAGTGCTTCGGACGCCGTTGTGGTGGGCTTCAATGTGAAGGTGGAAAACACCGCCGTCTCCATCGCCAAGCGCGAAGGTGTGCAGGTGAAGCTCTTCTCCATCATCTACGAACTGCTCGACCAGATGAAGGAGGCCATGCTCGGCCTGCTGGATCCGGAAACGCGCGAGAAGGTCATTGGCCACGCTCGTGTGAAGCAGGTCTTCAAGCTGAGCCGCGGTATCGTGGCTGGCTGCGTGGTCACCGATGGCCGCGTGGACCGCAAGGCCCGCGCCCGCGTGCTGCGAGGCACCACTCCGGTGTACGATGGCGCCATGGACACCCTGCGCCGCTTCCAGGACGAAGTTCCCGAAGTCCGCAATGGTCTCGAGTGCGGTATCCGCCTTGCTGGCTATCGCGAGTACCAGGAGGATGACGTCATCGAGGTCTACGAGTTGGAGAAATTCCAACAGACGCTGTGA